In Sideroxyarcus emersonii, one DNA window encodes the following:
- a CDS encoding cytochrome c biogenesis protein DipZ — protein MNAVSIFLLVYLGGVLTILSPCVLPVLPFVFARSDGPFRRSGLPVLFGMAATFATLASLAAMGGGWLVEVNQYGRYAAMSLLFALGLALIFPAWSERLMRPFVALGGSLQRHAERQGSLRGSMLLGVAVGFLWAPCAGPILGLVLAGAALNGANLYSTALLLTFAAGAATSLTLALLAGGRLIAWMKLSLGFGEWMRRALGVAVVAGIVVIGLGWDTRFLARSSVPGTAAAEQQLIERLAQRPAADPATWRMAPALDGATQWLNSPPLDGQRLRGKVVLVDFWTYSCINCLRTLPYLKAWDERYRAQGLVIVGVHAPEFAFEKDAANVTQALRELGIRYPVAIDNQYAIWNAFHNEYWPAHYLIDAQGRIRHEHFGEGAYGETEQMIQSLLKEARQDLAPNHGLVQVQGSGATAAADSAERSPETYLGYARQENFSSREAMRNDVAAHYSVPHRLRPDQWALSGTWRVGREAAVLGASGGVIEYHFRGRDLHLVLGSHDGKPVRFRVLIDGVAPGKDHGADVDTAGYGVIREQRLYQLIRQSGGAQARVFRIEFLDEGAEAYAFTFG, from the coding sequence ATGAACGCCGTGTCGATCTTCCTGCTGGTCTACCTGGGTGGCGTGCTCACCATTCTCAGCCCCTGTGTGTTGCCGGTGCTGCCGTTCGTCTTTGCTCGTTCGGACGGGCCGTTCCGCCGTTCCGGCTTGCCGGTTTTGTTCGGCATGGCGGCGACCTTCGCGACACTGGCGAGCCTGGCTGCGATGGGCGGGGGATGGCTGGTCGAGGTGAACCAGTATGGCCGTTACGCGGCGATGTCGTTGCTGTTCGCGCTGGGGCTGGCGCTGATCTTCCCGGCGTGGTCGGAGCGCCTGATGCGTCCTTTCGTTGCACTGGGCGGGAGCCTGCAACGACATGCGGAGCGGCAGGGTAGCCTGCGTGGTTCAATGTTGCTGGGGGTCGCAGTGGGTTTCCTGTGGGCACCCTGTGCCGGTCCGATATTGGGGCTGGTACTCGCAGGCGCCGCACTGAATGGCGCGAATCTCTACAGTACGGCATTGTTGTTGACGTTTGCCGCTGGTGCCGCCACTTCGCTGACCCTGGCACTGCTGGCCGGCGGCAGGCTGATCGCCTGGATGAAGCTCAGCCTCGGCTTCGGGGAGTGGATGCGGCGAGCGCTTGGCGTGGCCGTGGTGGCGGGCATCGTCGTCATCGGACTGGGCTGGGATACGCGTTTCCTCGCGCGATCTTCCGTACCGGGTACCGCTGCCGCCGAGCAGCAATTGATCGAGCGGTTGGCACAACGGCCTGCTGCAGATCCTGCGACGTGGCGCATGGCTCCAGCGCTGGATGGCGCCACGCAGTGGCTCAACTCCCCGCCGCTGGACGGGCAGAGACTGCGCGGCAAGGTGGTGCTGGTCGATTTCTGGACATATTCCTGCATCAACTGTCTGCGCACCCTGCCTTACCTGAAGGCCTGGGATGAAAGGTATCGCGCGCAAGGGTTGGTCATCGTCGGTGTGCACGCGCCCGAATTCGCCTTCGAGAAGGATGCCGCTAATGTGACGCAGGCGCTACGCGAGCTGGGGATCCGTTATCCAGTGGCGATCGATAATCAATATGCGATCTGGAATGCCTTTCACAACGAATACTGGCCGGCGCATTACCTGATCGATGCCCAGGGGCGCATCCGCCATGAGCATTTCGGCGAAGGTGCATACGGCGAGACCGAACAGATGATCCAGAGCTTGCTCAAGGAAGCTCGACAGGATCTGGCACCCAACCATGGGCTAGTGCAGGTGCAAGGCAGCGGTGCGACTGCGGCAGCAGATAGCGCGGAACGATCGCCGGAAACCTATCTGGGCTATGCGCGGCAGGAGAATTTTTCTTCGCGCGAAGCGATGCGCAACGATGTCGCGGCACATTACAGCGTGCCGCACAGGCTCAGGCCCGATCAATGGGCGCTGAGCGGCACCTGGCGGGTAGGCAGGGAAGCGGCCGTGCTGGGGGCGTCCGGCGGGGTGATCGAATACCACTTCCGGGGGCGCGACCTGCATCTGGTGCTGGGCTCGCATGACGGCAAGCCGGTGCGCTTCAGGGTGCTGATCGACGGGGTGGCGCCGGGCAAGGACCACGGCGCCGATGTGGATACGGCAGGATACGGCGTCATCCGCGAGCAGCGCCTGTATCAACTGATCCGGCAAAGCGGGGGGGCGCAGGCACGGGTCTTCCGCATTGAATTCCTCGATGAAGGGGCGGAGGCATACGCTTTCACCTTCGGCTGA
- the msrB gene encoding peptide-methionine (R)-S-oxide reductase MsrB translates to MLRREFLSALSGIALSYAVRASAGTNNMQVTIMRFSDAGKPLGRVTLDKVNRDAEWRQRLSPLAYEVTRQQGTERAFSQPGYDRHEPGLYRCVCCDNALFDAGTKYDSGTGWPSFWQPIAPENVRTSEDRLFGMTRTEVRCALCDAHLGHVFDDGPKPTGLRYCMNTVALRFVPRPDKA, encoded by the coding sequence ATGTTACGCAGGGAATTTCTATCCGCCTTATCCGGCATTGCACTGTCCTATGCTGTGCGCGCCTCTGCCGGGACGAACAATATGCAAGTGACCATCATGCGCTTCTCCGACGCAGGCAAGCCGCTGGGGCGCGTCACCCTGGACAAAGTGAACAGGGATGCGGAATGGCGACAGCGCCTGTCGCCGCTGGCCTATGAAGTGACGCGCCAGCAGGGCACGGAACGCGCGTTCTCGCAGCCAGGCTATGACAGGCATGAACCCGGACTGTACCGTTGCGTGTGCTGCGACAATGCCTTGTTCGACGCCGGCACCAAGTACGATTCCGGCACCGGTTGGCCCAGCTTCTGGCAACCCATCGCACCGGAGAACGTACGCACCAGCGAAGACCGCCTGTTCGGCATGACACGCACCGAAGTGCGCTGTGCCTTGTGCGATGCACACCTCGGCCATGTGTTCGACGATGGCCCGAAGCCGACCGGACTGCGCTATTGCATGAATACAGTAGCGTTGCGTTTCGTGCCGCGACCAGACAAGGCATGA
- a CDS encoding FecR family protein: MDRGDRVGSVQRRRLLRGAAAGLLATLLPAAKAMAAIFSPPARLPDTQSVYRVSGHVWVNGNRVDAHTRIGPSDTIKTAPGSEIVFVVGDHAMLLRGGSHLVIQPREGNDAGSLLIGSLRLLAGKLLSVSRNKGMRIETPSATIGIRGTGVYLEAGPERTYFCDCYGEVDVVANGDATSRETVISAHHDKPLYIYGQGQPGQCIHAAGRLARPNHTDEELMLAEALVGRTPPFVS; this comes from the coding sequence ATGGATCGAGGCGACAGGGTGGGCAGTGTGCAGCGCAGGCGTTTGCTGCGAGGTGCGGCAGCAGGGCTGTTGGCGACTTTGCTGCCCGCAGCGAAGGCGATGGCGGCGATCTTCAGTCCACCGGCCAGATTGCCGGATACGCAATCGGTCTACCGGGTATCCGGCCATGTGTGGGTGAACGGCAACAGGGTGGATGCGCATACCCGCATCGGACCCAGCGACACCATCAAGACGGCGCCGGGCAGCGAGATCGTCTTTGTGGTCGGCGATCATGCGATGCTGTTGCGCGGGGGCAGCCATCTGGTGATTCAGCCCAGGGAGGGGAACGATGCGGGCTCGCTGTTGATCGGCAGTCTTCGGCTGCTGGCGGGCAAACTGCTGTCGGTGTCGCGCAACAAAGGCATGCGCATCGAAACGCCATCCGCGACCATCGGCATCCGCGGTACCGGGGTCTATCTGGAGGCGGGCCCGGAACGCACCTATTTCTGCGATTGCTATGGCGAAGTCGATGTCGTCGCCAACGGCGATGCGACCAGCAGGGAAACCGTGATCTCTGCGCATCACGACAAGCCGCTCTATATCTACGGCCAAGGGCAGCCGGGCCAGTGCATCCATGCGGCAGGCCGGCTGGCCAGGCCCAACCATACCGATGAAGAGCTGATGCTGGCAGAGGCGCTGGTCGGGCGCACGCCCCCTTTCGTGTCATGA
- a CDS encoding bacteriohemerythrin, whose translation MYDFAGYRIGTICRNLQFFRHQIAISMESHIMEWKNEYSIGIQEIDDQHKLLLRSFTAIEESIRSDQGWSNTHYAILELNQLASMHFTFEEALMKMFGYPEAEAHKREHQRFFAEMGRIERHSLNKSAEVEMVQFLRSWLTSHILGSDRGYAGHIFSGAQVVRSAPAAAAVSGLKVLSDIL comes from the coding sequence ATGTACGACTTCGCCGGCTATCGCATCGGTACAATCTGCCGGAACCTTCAATTCTTCCGCCACCAGATCGCCATCAGCATGGAGTCGCACATCATGGAATGGAAAAACGAGTACTCGATCGGGATACAGGAGATAGACGACCAGCACAAACTGCTGCTGCGCAGTTTCACTGCCATCGAAGAGTCCATCCGCTCCGATCAGGGCTGGTCCAACACCCACTATGCCATCCTTGAACTGAACCAGCTGGCCAGCATGCACTTCACCTTCGAGGAAGCGCTGATGAAGATGTTCGGCTATCCGGAGGCGGAGGCGCATAAACGCGAGCATCAGCGCTTCTTTGCCGAAATGGGCCGCATAGAAAGACACTCGCTGAACAAGTCGGCCGAGGTCGAGATGGTCCAATTCCTGCGCAGCTGGCTGACCTCACACATACTCGGCAGCGACAGGGGTTATGCCGGACACATCTTTTCCGGCGCACAGGTCGTCAGGTCCGCTCCCGCTGCAGCAGCCGTTTCAGGGCTGAAGGTGCTGTCCGATATCCTGTAG
- a CDS encoding DUF2282 domain-containing protein, which yields MKTTQGILSAAIGSLLVVGLAGNAAAADMKMEKCFGIAKAGKNDCSSNKSAHACAGQATRNNDPLDFVAVPKGTCDKIANGTTEPAGMMMK from the coding sequence ATGAAGACAACTCAAGGCATCCTCTCCGCAGCAATCGGCAGTCTGTTGGTCGTCGGCCTTGCCGGCAATGCAGCTGCCGCAGACATGAAAATGGAAAAATGTTTCGGCATCGCCAAGGCCGGCAAGAACGATTGCTCCAGCAACAAGAGCGCGCACGCCTGCGCCGGACAAGCCACCCGGAACAATGATCCGCTGGATTTCGTGGCCGTTCCCAAAGGCACCTGCGACAAGATCGCCAATGGCACGACCGAGCCGGCCGGCATGATGATGAAATGA
- a CDS encoding DUF692 domain-containing protein yields the protein MMSAPASPALPDVAGIGLRAPHYREVLELRPALGWVEVHSENFFGGGAPLHTLLQVAQHYPVSLHGVGMGLASPDPLDTRHLRELRQLCDAVDPASISEHLCWNAVGGKVINDLLPFPYTQHALAHVAARVQQVQDALGRRILVENLSFYLAFRSSEMREEEFLAELVARTGCGILFDVNNLFVNAVNLGVDADAFIRGIPAEAVGEYHLAGPSLIDGCLVDTHSAPVFDDAWELYETALRHIGRRPTLIEWDVDIPALDVLQAEARKAQQRMDRS from the coding sequence ATGATGAGCGCACCCGCAAGCCCGGCGCTGCCCGATGTCGCAGGCATCGGCTTGCGGGCGCCGCATTACCGGGAAGTACTCGAACTTCGCCCGGCCCTCGGCTGGGTCGAGGTTCACAGCGAGAATTTTTTCGGCGGCGGTGCGCCATTGCACACGCTGCTGCAAGTGGCACAACACTACCCGGTCAGCCTGCACGGCGTCGGCATGGGCCTAGCCTCGCCCGATCCGCTGGACACCCGGCATCTGCGCGAGCTGCGCCAGCTGTGCGATGCAGTCGATCCTGCCAGCATCTCCGAACACCTGTGCTGGAATGCGGTTGGTGGAAAGGTGATCAACGACCTGCTGCCTTTCCCGTATACGCAGCATGCGCTGGCGCATGTCGCCGCTCGCGTGCAACAGGTACAGGATGCCCTGGGACGCAGGATACTGGTCGAGAACCTTTCCTTCTATCTGGCGTTCCGCAGCAGCGAGATGCGCGAGGAGGAATTCCTGGCCGAGCTGGTGGCGCGCACCGGCTGCGGCATCCTGTTCGACGTGAACAACCTGTTCGTCAATGCCGTGAATCTGGGAGTCGATGCGGACGCCTTCATACGCGGCATCCCTGCCGAGGCCGTCGGCGAATACCATCTGGCCGGCCCCAGCCTGATCGACGGCTGCCTGGTGGATACGCACAGCGCACCGGTATTCGACGACGCCTGGGAACTGTACGAAACGGCGCTGCGTCACATCGGCAGAAGGCCGACGCTGATCGAGTGGGACGTGGATATCCCCGCTCTGGATGTGCTGCAGGCCGAAGCCCGCAAGGCGCAACAGCGCATGGACCGGTCATGA
- a CDS encoding DUF2063 domain-containing protein: protein MSGWTDTLERFSDAIRTGTGFAPGEIVCPRYPDQRGIEVYRNNHRGNLHDALAGAYPVIRQLVGEEFFRLLARHFIERHPSRSGDLHRYGAGMAEFLAHFEPVRRLAYLPDMAKLEWAYHRAYFAADTAPFDLTRLAGIAPEAYAALTWRLHPSCTLLASAFPIMAIWQAHQDGPPAALDIDLDSGGASLLVCRNGLDGAIFNIAPDSHCWLEQLQQGSTLETATETTLSAHPGFDLASTLHRWLELGVLTDFDMAQEESR, encoded by the coding sequence ATGAGCGGCTGGACCGACACGCTGGAACGCTTCTCCGATGCCATCCGCACCGGCACTGGATTCGCACCCGGAGAGATCGTTTGCCCGCGCTACCCGGATCAGCGCGGCATCGAAGTGTATCGCAACAACCACCGCGGCAACCTGCACGACGCCCTGGCCGGTGCTTACCCGGTGATCCGGCAACTGGTCGGCGAAGAATTCTTCCGCCTGCTGGCCAGGCATTTCATCGAACGGCATCCATCGCGCAGCGGCGACCTGCATCGCTATGGTGCCGGGATGGCGGAATTCCTGGCGCATTTCGAACCCGTACGTCGCCTCGCCTATCTGCCGGACATGGCAAAACTGGAGTGGGCATACCACCGTGCGTATTTTGCCGCCGATACGGCGCCGTTTGACCTCACACGCCTGGCTGGCATCGCACCCGAAGCGTATGCGGCCCTGACCTGGCGCTTGCATCCCAGCTGCACACTGCTCGCTTCCGCGTTCCCCATCATGGCGATCTGGCAGGCGCATCAGGACGGCCCCCCCGCCGCGCTCGACATAGATCTGGACAGCGGCGGTGCAAGCCTGCTGGTATGCCGCAACGGCCTGGATGGTGCGATCTTCAACATCGCGCCGGACAGCCATTGCTGGCTGGAGCAACTGCAGCAGGGCAGCACGTTGGAAACGGCGACCGAAACGACCTTGTCCGCCCACCCCGGTTTCGACCTGGCAAGCACGCTGCATCGCTGGCTGGAACTGGGCGTGTTGACCGACTTCGACATGGCACAGGAGGAATCGCGATGA
- a CDS encoding DoxX family protein, translating into MNALHNALQLYYRTSSLPALASPVLDASLRLFLASAFFRSGLTKIQNWDSTLYLFREEYRVPLLPPDFAACLGTGAELAFPVLLALGLFGRFAALGLSILNAVAAYSYYDQLGEAGLNQHLYWGLLLAALLVHGPGKWSLDAWLEQRCR; encoded by the coding sequence ATGAATGCACTGCACAACGCTTTGCAACTCTATTACCGCACCAGCAGTCTGCCGGCACTGGCCAGCCCGGTACTGGATGCCAGCCTGCGCCTGTTCCTGGCGAGCGCGTTCTTCCGATCCGGCCTGACCAAGATCCAGAACTGGGACAGTACGCTGTACCTGTTCCGCGAAGAATACCGGGTGCCGCTGTTGCCACCGGACTTCGCCGCCTGTCTCGGCACCGGTGCCGAACTGGCATTCCCCGTGCTGCTTGCGCTCGGTCTGTTCGGGCGCTTTGCGGCACTGGGACTGTCCATCCTGAATGCGGTCGCCGCCTATTCGTACTACGACCAGCTGGGCGAGGCAGGACTTAACCAGCACCTCTACTGGGGACTGCTGCTCGCCGCATTGCTGGTGCACGGGCCGGGCAAATGGTCGCTGGACGCATGGCTGGAACAACGCTGCCGCTAG